The Maridesulfovibrio hydrothermalis AM13 = DSM 14728 DNA window TATTCTGTTGAGGGTCTTAGCCCTGATTGAATTTAACCATCCAAACGGAGATGGTTCCCCGTTCCTTACTTTAAAAGGTGGAACTGCCCTCAATTTCTTTCTATGGGATTTACCTCGCCTATCTGTTGATATCGACCTTGCGTACTGTCCTATCAATGACAGGTCGGCAGCCCTTCAAGATATATCTGAGAGCATGCAACGGCTGGCGAAACGAGTTGAGAAACTTTTACCAGCTGCTTCCGTTAACCTTACAGAGCCAAAGAATGCAGCTCCCAAAGTCCTCATCAACTATAATTATAGGGGAACAGCCAAAATGAGAAACTAGGAAAGACGGGGTTTCAATAGGCCATATATAGGACTGATATAGATATAATGCGGATTTTCGGACGAGACGAAATAACTTTTAGGGCCTTTAGTCAAAATGAGAAAATTGACTAAAGGCCCTTTGTTTTGGACATTCAAAATGAGAAAACTATTCAACTCTAACGAAGCTCAGAGGCAGCTTTCCGCCCATGTTAATCAAAATTCCCCCCTCTGGTTGGAATTGCGCAACCAGTTCTTTGCCTCCTACTGTGAAAACAACTGCATTTTCGTCTTCGCTCACTAACTTTAAATCACGTGAAAACTGTTTACCCATGGCCACTCCATTGTATGTCCCTTTATCGAAATCAATGGTCATACTCATGACTTCATTTTGCCATGTACCGTTTAGCTTATCATGAGGAGCGGAGTTACACGCTGCAAGAAAAGCAAGAATCATAATAGTTAATGCCAATTTTTTCATTTTCTTCTCCTTACAAAGTTGATTTATTTTCAAAATTCGATTCCATCGCCACACACACTATTGCATAATCTATTGTAATAGCTATAAGAAGACGGGCAAATGTAATAGTTTACCATTGCCCGTCTTCTTTTTTATCTTTAGCTGGCTTTGCGGGAAGCCTCATTGGAATATTCAGACCTGGCCTTAATCTCTGAAAGCTCTACGCACAGGTCACCGTTCTCCCTAGTGACTCCAAGCAATTGTTTTGCCAGCTCCCTGTTCATATCCCTTTCCTTTGAAAGTTCATCCTCCAGTTTTCACAGCGTGAACAAGCCGCATCCTGCTTAGTTTGGCTAGCTTCTCCACGAACTTGCTTTATCCTCTCACCAATAGACATATGTTAAAGTTCCTAGTTTAAGTTTGACATAAACTTTAACACCTATTTTCATTCGTAACACTCTGAAACTATTGAATAAAAAACACAACAAGTCTGAACTTCAACACGTTTTTAGGCTTAATTTTAGCCTAAAAATATATGTATAAAGAACTCATGTCCGGCAAACATTTCAGCGAATTTCTACCTACTGAATAACACCCGCCTGGCACAACGGTCAACGAAACAGTTTGGACGGTGAAAAAAGTGTAGCAGCTTACACTATTTCATGATCAGGATCAGGAGATTTAGTTTCAGAAAATGGCCGAGACTCACCAACTGTCCCGAGACCTTATAGCGATGTTTGCCCATCTGGCATTTTTATCGTGAACATAAAAAAGTATAGATTGTTGAAACAATTTACAGACTATAAATAATAATGACCGGAAATGCGCTTAAGAATCATTTGAAGGAGTTCGGTCGCTAGCTATAAGGTAGCAAAACAAAAAAAGGTTTACACCTAAAAAGATGTAAACCTTTGATTTAACTGGAGCCAACGATCGGAATTGAACCGACGACCTACTGATTACGAATCAGTTACTCTACCGACTGAGTTACGTTGGCTTTTGGTAGTAAGCTATGTTTATATCAACACTTATTAAAGGGTCAAGGGTTAAGAATATCATTTAAAATCCCCTTGCTGAAAATTCGGCAAGGGGATTTGTGTTTGTTGTCTCAGCTTTAGCTAAACTAATTTCTTAGCCGCTGCCAGTGCGGAATCATAATCAGGTTCTTCGGTTATCTCATTTAAATACTGTGCGTATTGCACGACACCAGCTTTATCCACTACAAAAACGGCTCTGCTAAGCAGACGGAGTTCTTTGATAAGTACTCCGTAGGCTTCACCGAAGGATGAACTCATATAATCTGACAGAGTCTCTACCGCTTCAACACCGGCAGCACCGCACCAGCGGGCCTGTGCGAAGGGAAGATCCATGGACAGTGTCAGAATTTTAATTTCGTCACCAAGGTTTGCAGCCTCATTGTTGAATCTACGGGTTTCCATATCGCACACGGGAGTGTCGAGTGAAGGAACCGCGCTGAGAATCAGTACCTTGCCTGCATAGTCAGCAAGAGTTTTGGGAGCCAGTCCGTTATCAGTTGCACTGAACTCAGGAGCCTTGTCGCCAACCTTGATTTCGTCACCGAGCAAAGTCAGGGGATTGCCTTGAAAAGTAATTACGCCGCTTCTTTCGTTCATAATTTTAACTCCATTTATTAATTTTCCAATTTTCGATGAATACCACAGGCACAGGCAGCCTACAATGATGATTCGAAATTTATTAGAAACTTATAAATGAAAAGAAGTGAACTACACCGCGTGCAACACCACGGACAAAGCCTTAAAACAAAACTCCACTCGCCCCCCCTCCTTCAATCCATCCTCTTCAATAGACCATGTGGTTACCAATGCGCAAAGTTGACTGCCTCCCTCTGATTCACCGGAAACCTCTGCCAAGACTTCGCTTTGCTTAAGTGATGTTACCTTGGCGGGAATACAGTTTCTGGAACTTCCTGCTTCACCAGCGACGGGACGTACTGCGACCAGCGGGGCTTTAATTGTCGCCGAAACAGGTACACCGACCTCAAGATCAAGCTTGTAGAGGCTTTCAAGAGTAATGACCGAACTGATGATAAAACCTTCAGCCGTTTCGAATTCAACATCAGCCAGTATGCCGTCCCGACGCACTTCTGTTACATGGCCGATAAAGGTATTTCGGGCACTGGTTTTAAGGGCCGTTTCTTCGAGAGCCATGCGGCGGACGATATTTTTTACATCTCCGGCGGACCAGTCTTGATAAACAGCCGAAAGGTCTGCGGAAGACTGGCCGAGCACCTTGCGGACAACTCCCAGCGGCACGCCGTTTCGCAGCAGCTCCACTGCTCTGGAGCGGCGCAGTACACTTGGTCCGCCCATTTGACGGTCCAGATTACAAGCTTGCGCGCGTTCATAAAATGCGCGGCGCACGTATCCGGGATCAAGCTGAAAAATTCTACCCTCAAGCCCCGAACTCATAGGACCGTCGATAAGTCCCTTCAACTCCCTGCAAACGTCTTGCGGCAACGGAACCTCCCGCTGCTGATCCTCTTTGCCGAGTTTTATCACCGCCCGCAGCAGATCAATACTCTCCCTTTCATCCAGTCCTAGAATTTCTCCGAGCTTGGCTCCGGTATGCCTAAGAACTAAAAACAGGCAAAAAACTCTGGTGCGGGATCGAACATAATCAGCTCGCGTGACTTTACTTTTCCAGTTGCGAAATTCAGCTTCCAGACACGCCAGTTCTTTAGAATCAAGATATTTAATATTTTCAGGAACATCAAACACTTCTGATGGAACAAGGCTACTTTGTGCGGATGTTTTCTGGTGCTTTTTTCCGGATTTGATACCCATTTGAATAACCCTTCGTATAGTCACGTTTTTCCATAAATGCGTGACCGGATTGTATGTTTAACCTCCCTCTGCATAAGCATAAGACACTGATAATGCCAATTCAGTGAAGACCTTAATTTTAAACTGGAGAACCGAAGATGAAACGTATCCCCGCTCTAATACTGGCCCTGATTATGTCCCTGCCCATATCTGCAAATGCTGCTGATCTTCTGGTTGCACAGGCTGCCAACTTCATGCCCGCCATGCAGGAGATAATTCCAGCCTTCAAAAAATCCACCGGACTGGAAGTTCAGGCAACATACACTTCAACCGGTAAACTTTATGCCCAGATAATAAACGGAGCACCCTTTGACCTCTTTTTAGCAGCAGATGAACGCCGCCCTGATAAACTTTTTGCCGAAGGGCTGGCTGAAAAGCCTTTCATTTACGCTAAGGGAAAAGTCGTCTTCTGGTCGCTGAGTAAACAAATAGCTGGCAAAAGCTGGCAGGAAGCCATTAAAAGCAAAAACCTGCATAAAATTTCCATCGCTAATATCGAAACAGCCCCGTACGGCACAGCTGCGATGCTGGCCCTGAAAAAAGAAAAACTTTGGGAGACCGTTAAACCGGAACTGGTTTTTGCGCAGTCAATTGCTCAGGCTTTCCAATTTGCCTCAACCGGCGCAGCTGATGCCGGATTCTGCGCCTACTCATCTATGTTCACGAAAACGGGCAAAAGCGGAAGCTTCAGTGTTGTAAAAGAAGCTCCTCCGGTTATTCAAGCAGCCTGTATTTTGAAATCCACTAAGCGTAAAAATACTGCGGAAAAGTTTGTAGAATTCCTTTCCAGTCCTGAAGCAATCTCCATCAAGAAAAAATACGGATATGACTAATGGACCTTTATCCGCTTTATATCTCTGCCAAACTGGCGGTGGCGACTACTTTGTTTATTCCCATTGTCGCCGCGCCTATCGCCTATGTTCTGTCCTTCTGCGATTTCAGAGGAAAGAGTTTGATTGATGCCGTTGTTTCACTTCCAATGGTGCTTCCTCCCACGGTCCTCGGCTTCGGACTGTTGATTCTGATGGGGCCGCAAGGGCCGCTGGGGGGAGTATGGAACGACCTTACCGGCGAACGCATGGTATTCAGTTTTTCAGGTATCCTGCTGGCTTCGCTGGTTTATAACCTGCCCTTTGCAGTGCAGCCCATGCGGGCGGCCTTCGAAAAACTGGATGTTCGTTTGCTGGAAAATTCTGCGGTTTTGGGACTTTCCTCCACGGCAACTTTTTTCAGGGTGGTACTACCCAACAGTCTCCCCGGTCTGGCAGCTTCGGCCATGCTGGTTTTTGCTCACAGTTTAGGAGAATTCGGAGTGATCCTCATGGTAGGCGGAAGTATTCCCGGCTCCACCAAGGTTGCTTCAATCGCCATCTATGAAGCTGTGGAAGCCATGCGTTACGACGATGCCATGTATATGTCTCTGGCAATTATTCCGGTCAGTTTTCTGGCCCTGCTTGCCATCAACAGGCTTAACAAAATCAGCAGGAGAAGGTCATGACCCTTACTTTAAATATCCGTAAGCAGTTGCCCAACTTCATGCTGGACGTGTCTCTTACCTGCGCTCCGGGAACACTGACTGCTATTGTAGGCCCTTCTGGGGCAGGCAAGAGCACACTGGTCAGAATTATCGCTGGATTAGAACGTCCTGACGAAGGAATTATTTCTTTTGATGATACGTTATGGAACGACACTTCCATCAACCATTTTGCTACACCGCAAAACCGCGGGCTGGGACTTGTTTTTCAAGAATACACGCTCTTTCCACATCTGAATGTGTACAAGAATGTAGCTTTTGCCGCAGTAGATAAAAACTGTGTGCAGCCTTTGTTAGAAAAATTCGGAATCGAACACATCGCCGAAAGCAAACCCTGCAACATTTCAGGCGGTGAACGGCAACGGGCTGCTTTTTGTCAGGCTCTGGCCCGTGAACCTGTTCTTCTTTTGCTTGATGAACCATTTTCCGCCCTTGATATAGCTACCCGTGAAGGACTGCGTACTGAGCTTCTTCATTTGAAAAACGAACTTAATATTCCCATGATCCATGTGACCCATGATCTTGAGGAGGCATATTATCTGGCTGATTCAATTTTCGTCATGGAAAATGGATGCGCCGCACCGCAATGGCTTGAACGGCAGAGCCGACGGCATCGCCCGCCTGTTCCAGAGATGATGCGTTATGCTGTTTAAGTTTTAATTGTGTGAAAAACTATTCCGGTAACACTCCGGCATGCAAAGGAAATGAGTTTAAAGGTCTCATTGCGCTGCCTGCCTTCTTTTGTTCAACATGGAGAAAAATATTATGAGACTGAATTCAATAATCCTTATCTTTATTATGACTGTCTTTATTCCGATTTCAGCACAGGCCCAGATTATTATTGCTTCCGGAGCCGGTTATCGATCGCTGGTAGATGATCTGACTGATAGTTATTCTGCAAAAACCGGAAATAAAATAGAACTTATCTATGGCAACATGTCCCGCGTCATTGCTCAGGCCCGCAACAGTGGAGCCGTGGATATGGTACTCGGCGACAAATCTTTTCTGGATAAGGCCGAGCTTGACTTCAATTCACAACTGGTCATCGGCAGGGGGCGACTGGTTATAGCCTACCCCAAAGGGAAACATTTTAACGGGATGAATGACCTTCTTTCAGCTGAGGTTTCACGTATTGCTTTGCCTGATACCAAACGGGCCATATACGGAAAAGCGGCTCTCCAGTATCTGCGTAGCAAGAAAATTTACGAGAAAGTTGAACCGAAACTGCTCATGGTGGCTACCGTTCCGCAATCAGCTTCATATGTGATTGCCGGCGAAGTTGATTATGCCTTCATCAACATGACACATGCCCGGAAAATTGTTAAATCAATCGGCGGATACACGGCCGTGGATGAGTCAGCTTACTCCCCCATATCCATCCTGATAGGACAGATGAAAAATTCTGCCAGCTCCAGAGAATGTTCTGCTTTTCTGAAGTACCTTAACTCTGATGCGGCGCGTAGAATAGTTGCTGCGCACGGTATGTCGGATAAATAATGGACGTTGCAGCGATCCTTTCCGACAGCGCGACTCTAACTCCGCTGGCCCTTTCGGCAAAAGTGCTGGCGGTGGCGGGAGTCCTGCAATTACTGGCGGGGGTTCCGCTGGCCTTCTGGCTGGCCCGCTCCAGAGGGACGCTGCATAATGCCATTGATATTGCGGTAACCTTACCGCTGGTTTTTCCTCCGGTAGCGACCGGATTTGTGCTTTTACTTCTACTGGGCCGCAACGGGCCGGTGGGCAGGATATTCAGCGAAAGCATTATCTTTGGATTTCCGGGTCTGGTAGTGGCGGCTTTCATTGCCGGACTGCCTTTGCTGGTCAAGCCGGTGCAGGCCGCTCTTAAGTCAGCAGAAGCTGCAAAATTAAGTGAAGTTGCGGCAGTCCTTGGTAAATCTGAAACAGCTATTTTCCTGCAAGTACTGCTTCCCTGTGCCAAACGGAGCATCATGGCAGGATTACTGCTGGCTCTGGCCCGCTCCCTTGGTGAAGTGGGCATGACTCTCATGCTCGGCGGCAATGTCATAGGCAGGACCAACACTCTTTCCCTTGAAATCTATAATGCAGTTTTCAACGGAGAATTTGAACGGGCGGCAGTTCTGTCCGCCATAATCGGAATCGTATCCATATCCATGTTTACAATTCTGAAAAAAGTTTCCGATACTTAAATAAAAGTGGCTATATCCAAAGCGATATTCTAAAAATTAAAATAATGAACTTAATTAATTGCGCACGAACTAAGATTAAGGAGAATTAAATGAATAATTCAATTTTGAATCAGGTTCAAACAAAAGCATATTCCATCTGGAACAATGCCGGAATTCTTGATGAAAATATTGAGGTAAAAGCCAGAACTCTCAGCACGGAAGAAGCCATAGGCAACCCCGAAGGTGACGATTTTCCTCTTCTGCGGGGCAAGGAAAAGCTTATGGAAGCAGACTTCAGAGGGTCAAAAGGTCAGGCTTTTACAGACCGCTTCGGAGATTTCAGCTCCTCTTTGAGAGAAATAGCTGAAATGAATCTGGATAACAATTTCCGCAGGGCAATCTTCGTGTCAACGCTTAACGCCGTGCAGCGCAGTCTAGGACAGACCGAACGCACCATCCACTGTAAAGATGAAGGCCCTGCGACCTGCGCCCCTAAGCTTGCTGATTACATAGAAGAAAATTACGGAAACCCTAAACTGGCCCTTGTAGGTTACCAGCCGGCCATGATCAAAGCTCTTTCCGACAGATTTGACATGCGCATTGTTGACCTTGATCCGGATAATATCGGAACAGTAAAATGCGGCATTACAATAGAAGGCCCATACCAGACAGATGAGGCAATCGAAAATGTCAACCTTGTGGTTGTCACCGGGTCAACTATAGTTAACGACACCCTTGGTAATTTTCTCTTTAAAGATAAACCGACCATTTTTTTCGGAACCACGGTTGCAGCCGCAGCAGACATGATGGGCTGGACCCGCTTCTGCTGCCAGAGCGACTAATATATACCCCTGTAAACATTACACTTTTAATTAAATAAATTCCTCTAAAAATATTTTTCTCAGAGGAATTTATTTAATTAATACCCTGCCGTTCATCTCCGGTCAGCTTCTGACACACTGCATTGTTAAAAGTGTTTCAAAACGACACATGCCAGCTCCATCCTTTTTTTATGCGTATTTTTATATATTAAACCATCAATAATAGCATAGGTTTTAGACTCTGTAAATTTTTTTTGAAATTTATTGATCCATTGTGAAACACTGCTCAAAAAGCAACATACTGTTTTCATTGTACATTCAAACTTGGAACTGTTTTTGCTTAAAATAATCCTCAGTAGACATTCAATTATGCCTGAGTTTGCACTTAAAGGTGCGGGTTTATTTGTACAAAAGCAAACAGGTTCCAAGACGTGCATAGGTGTGTACAGCTTGACTTATCCTGTCAGCTTGGACATATAAAAACACGACCTGCTTTTTTATTATGCGCATATGTGTGTAACTCATATAATTAAAAATTATGTCTTTTTTGATATATTATTTAATAAAAGCATACCCTGAAGGTTTTCACTTTTGACTTAAATACAACAATTTTTTTGTAAATTATGAATCCAATTTTTTTACCAAAACGGAGCCTTAACTTATGATGAAAACAGTTCCCGTTCAGGACTCCATCGGCAACGTTCTCTGTCACGACATGACCCGGATTGTTCCGGGAGAATACAAAGGCCCTGCTTTTAAAAAAGGGCATATTATCACACCGGAAGATATTCCGGTGCTTCTCGAAATAGGCAAAGAACACGTTTATATTCTCACCTTAGAAAAAGGGCAGCTTCATGAAAATGATGCTGCGAGACGGATAGCAAAGGCAGCAGCAGGCCCGGGTATTACACTTTCCGACATCAGTGAAGGGCGTATCAATATGACCGCCGCTCCGGGACTGCTGTCTGTTAATGTAGAGGCACTTAACCGCATCAACTCTATTGATGAGGTAGTCATTGCTACAATGCACAACGGCATTCAGATCACTAAGCCTCGTGATGTAGCCGGAACCCGCGTTGTTCCTCTTGTTATTGATGAAAGCAAAATTATTCAGGTGGAGGAAATCTGCCGGGACTGTGGTCCTATCGTCAGTGTCAAGCCTTTCAGAAACCTTAAAGTAGGCATCATCACTACCGGCAGTGAAGTATACACAGGTCGCATCAAAGATAAATTCGGTCCTGTTATCCGCAACAAACTTTCGCAGCTTAATTCTGAAGTCATCGGCCAGACATTAGTCAGCGATGATCCTCAGATGACCTGCAAAGCAATCCTTCAAAGTATTGATGACGGCGCAGAAATGGTGGTGGTTACCGGAGGAATGAGCGTTGACCCCGACGACCAAACCCCGGCAAGCATTCGGGCAACCGGTGCTGAAGTCATAACCTACGGTTCCCCCACCTTTCCCGGCGTTATGTTTATGCTGGCCTATTTGAACGGCGTACCCATTGTGGGTCTGCCAGGTTGTGTCATGTATTACAGGGCCAGCATCTTTGATCTTATCGTTCCGCGGATTGTAGCGGGCGAACGTCCCACCCGCAAAGATATCGCTGAATTGGGCCACGGCGGTTTCTGCGCCGGATGCGACACCTGCCGCTATCCGCTTTGTTCTTTCGGTAAATAGAGGACAGTTCGACGCCTGTTTCAGGCGGTTGCTTAGAATAAAAAACAGCAGTAATTCAGGAGGTTCTTTCCATGATCAAACGGACTCTAAAAGTTAACGGCGTAGAAAAATTCATTCTCGCCGAGCAAGACGATTCACTCGCCAATGTTCTCCGCGAAAAACTCGGTCTGACAAGTGTTAAGATCGGTTGCGGAACCGGACAGTGCGGTAGTTGTTCTATTATCATTGACGGCAAGCTCAAACGCTCCTGCACAATCAAAATGAAACGTGTTGAAGACCACACTGAAATTATCACCACCGAAGGCATCGGTACACCGAACCAGATGCATCCTATCCAGATTGCATGGATGGCTCACGGCGGCGCACAGTGCGGTTTTTGTACTCCCGGTTTTATTGTTTCCTCTTATGCCCTGATTCTTGCTAATCCAAAACCCACACGTGAAGACGTGCGTGACTGGTTCCAGAAGCATCGTAACGCATGTCGCTGCACCGGTTACAAACAGCTTGTTGATGCTGTTCAAGATGCAGCTGCGGTAATGCGCGGAGACATGAGCGAAGAAGAACTGCTTTTCAAGATGCCCGAAGACAACCGCATCTGGGGTTCAAAATACCCCCGCCCGACAGCTGCGGCCAAAGTTACCGGTACTCTCGACTACGGTGCAGACCTCGGCCTCAAAATGCCTGAAGGAACTCTTAAATGCGCCCTTGTACAGGCAGAGATCTCCCATGCAAATGTCATTTCCATTGACACAAGCGAAGCTGAAAAAATGGAAGGCGTTGAAAAAGTTGTTACCTACAAAGACATCAAAGGTAAGAACCGCATTACCGGCCTGATCACTTTCCCCACCAACAAAGGCGACGGCTGGGATCGTCCTATCCTTGCTGACGAAAAAATCTTCCAGTTCGGTGATGCGATTGCCATTGTTTGTGCAGACACAGAAAAGCACGCAAAGGCTGCAGCTGCCAAGGTTAAAGTAGAACTGGAACAGCTGCCTGAGTACATGAATGCTCCTGCCGCTATGGAAGAAGATGCCATGGAAATCCACCCCGGAACTCCTAACGTCTACTTTGAGCAGAAAATTGCCAAAGGCGATGAAACCGCTCCTATCTTTGATAAGGCAGATGTAGTTCTCGAAGGCGACTACTATGTAGGACGTCAGCCGCATATGCCCATCGAACCAGATGTAGGTTTCGCCTACCTTGATGATGATGGTAAACTCTGCATTCACTCCAAGTCCATCGGCCTGCACCTCCATGCAGCTATGATTGCTCCCGGACTCGGTGTTGATATTGAAAACCTCATCATGGTACAGAACTACGCAGGTGGTACTTTCGGTTATAAATTCTCCCCCACCATGGAAGCTCTGGTCGGCGCAGCATGTCTCGCTACCGGAAAACCTGTATTCCTGAACTACACATGGTTCCAGCAGCAGACATACACAGGTAAACGCTCCCCATTCTTCACCAACATTCGTGTTGCTGCAAATAAGGACGGTAAACTCCTCGGACTCGAAACAGAGTGGATCTGCGACCACGGTCCTTATTCCGAGTTTGGCGATCTGCTGACCCTGCGCGGTGCTCAGTTCATCGGTGCTGGTTACAACATGCCCGCTATCCGCGGTCTTGGTAAAACCGTCTGCACCAACCATGCATGGGGTTCTGCTTTCCGTGGATACGGTGCTCCTGAAACAGAGTTCGGTTACGAAGTAATCATGGACGAACTTGCTGAAAAACTCGGCATGGACCCCTTTGATCTCCGTGAAAAAAATATCTACCGTGACGGCGACACTACACCGACAGGCTGCAAGCCCGAAGTGTACTGCATTGAAGACATCTTCAAAAAAGCCCGTCCTAAATATGAAGAAGTCAAAAAATGGGCTTCTGAAAACAATACTGACGAAGTTAAACGCGGCGTAGGTATCGCTCTTGGTGTATACGGTTCCGGTCTTGACGGACCAGACTCCGCTGAGTCTGAAATCGAGCTTAATGCTGACGGATCTGTAACCATGTACGCCTGCTGGCATGATCATGGTCAGGGTGCTGACATGGGTGTCCTCGGAACAGCTCATGAAGCTCTGCGTCCCTTAGGCCTAGCTCCTGAGCAGATTCACCTCGTAATGAACGATACCCGCACCTGCCCCAACGGCGGACCTGCCGGTGGTAGCCGTTCACAGGTTGTTGTCGGTAACTCCATCATCGCTGCTTGTCGCGAACTCATGGACTCCATGCGTAAAGCTGACAACTCCTTCCGCAGCTACGATGAAATGATCAAAGAAAACAAAGCTGTACGCTACAGCGGAAAATGGTCTGCTCCGGCCACAGAGTGTGATGAAAACGGACAGGGCAGCCCCTTTGCATGTTACATGTATGGTCTGTTCATCACCGGTGTCAGCGTTGAAATCGCAACCGGTAAAACTCAGGTTGAAAAATTCGTACTCGTTGCCGATATCGGTAAAATCAACAACAAGCTCGTTGTTGACGGCCAGATGTACGGTGGTCTTGCTCAGGGTATCGGACTGGCCCTCACCGAGGATTACGAAGATATCAAAAAACATTCCACCATGGTCGGCGCAGGATTCCCTTACATCAAGCAGATCCCCGACGATATGGAACTGATCTACGTTGAAACAGCCCGCCCTGAAGGATCACACGGTGCTTCCGGTGTTGGCGAACTGCCTCTGACCACACCTCATGCTGCGGTCATCAACGCAATCTATAATGCTTGCGGCGCACGCGTAACCCATCTCCCGGCTCGCCCTGAGAAGGTTCTTGCTGCTCTTAAAGGCTAATTAACAACATTGAACTTAACCGGACACGCTGTGTCCGGTTAAGTTCAATGCCTTTTTTGCCTCCGGTAAACCAGCCCGGGGCCTTAAACTCTTTTTGAGAAAGGGTTGAAAAATCCCAGAAACTTTTATTAAGCTTTGCTGTGACTCTGTTAAAATTGACCGTAAGCAAAGCCTGTATTTATACAAAAATTAGATGCAACCCGTTTTATATCTATGGGGCCGCACTTAATTAAAAAAAGCATCCTGATTACTTTTAGTTGGATTAGTGCTTGTTGGCATGGAATAACGTCTGGCTTGTCTAAAGATATACCTACAGACCGCTATTCCTTATTACGTCTCCTGCCGACAAGCACTACCCTATTAAAAGTTTTTGCTGTAAAAAGTATCAAAATTCCCGTTTGCCCCCTCACGCAAGAGAGCGCAAACCCGTTAAAAAGTTTGGAAGGGAGAGTCCAGAAAGTAAAACTTCCCCTGAAAGTTTTACACCTCTTATCCCCCTAATGGCTCCCAGAGGGACGCCGGAGGCATCACCTATGGATCAAAAAGATCTTCGTAAATGGGAAGCTCGCTGTACGCAGGAAGAACCTGCCAGATGTAAGGCCATGTGCCCGCTTCATGTGGACGGGCGCGAACTTTGTAAACTGATAGCTGCCGGACAGATTGATAAAGCATGGGCTGTACTGTGTAAAACCATGCCTTTTCCAGCTGTTACGGCCCGCGTTTGCGACGGCGACTGTCAAGAAGCCTGTCTAAGGAGCAAGATCGGCGGTGGTATTGAGCTGGCAGGTCTGGAACGGTTCTGTGCCGAAAATGCCAAGCGCACCCCCCCCATGCGGGCTTTACCTGCACGGGGTAAAAATATCGCGGTTATCGGAGCATATCTGCCGGGCCTAGCGGCCGCGTGGGATCTCGGTAAAAAGGGCTTCACAGTCAAAGTTCTCTGCGAAAGCAGGTTTGAGGGATTTGACGGACTTCCGGCTGGACGGGTTGAAAAAGAAACTTTTGAAAAAGAACTT harbors:
- a CDS encoding molybdopterin-binding protein, with product MMKTVPVQDSIGNVLCHDMTRIVPGEYKGPAFKKGHIITPEDIPVLLEIGKEHVYILTLEKGQLHENDAARRIAKAAAGPGITLSDISEGRINMTAAPGLLSVNVEALNRINSIDEVVIATMHNGIQITKPRDVAGTRVVPLVIDESKIIQVEEICRDCGPIVSVKPFRNLKVGIITTGSEVYTGRIKDKFGPVIRNKLSQLNSEVIGQTLVSDDPQMTCKAILQSIDDGAEMVVVTGGMSVDPDDQTPASIRATGAEVITYGSPTFPGVMFMLAYLNGVPIVGLPGCVMYYRASIFDLIVPRIVAGERPTRKDIAELGHGGFCAGCDTCRYPLCSFGK
- a CDS encoding molybdopterin-dependent aldehyde oxidoreductase, whose amino-acid sequence is MIKRTLKVNGVEKFILAEQDDSLANVLREKLGLTSVKIGCGTGQCGSCSIIIDGKLKRSCTIKMKRVEDHTEIITTEGIGTPNQMHPIQIAWMAHGGAQCGFCTPGFIVSSYALILANPKPTREDVRDWFQKHRNACRCTGYKQLVDAVQDAAAVMRGDMSEEELLFKMPEDNRIWGSKYPRPTAAAKVTGTLDYGADLGLKMPEGTLKCALVQAEISHANVISIDTSEAEKMEGVEKVVTYKDIKGKNRITGLITFPTNKGDGWDRPILADEKIFQFGDAIAIVCADTEKHAKAAAAKVKVELEQLPEYMNAPAAMEEDAMEIHPGTPNVYFEQKIAKGDETAPIFDKADVVLEGDYYVGRQPHMPIEPDVGFAYLDDDGKLCIHSKSIGLHLHAAMIAPGLGVDIENLIMVQNYAGGTFGYKFSPTMEALVGAACLATGKPVFLNYTWFQQQTYTGKRSPFFTNIRVAANKDGKLLGLETEWICDHGPYSEFGDLLTLRGAQFIGAGYNMPAIRGLGKTVCTNHAWGSAFRGYGAPETEFGYEVIMDELAEKLGMDPFDLREKNIYRDGDTTPTGCKPEVYCIEDIFKKARPKYEEVKKWASENNTDEVKRGVGIALGVYGSGLDGPDSAESEIELNADGSVTMYACWHDHGQGADMGVLGTAHEALRPLGLAPEQIHLVMNDTRTCPNGGPAGGSRSQVVVGNSIIAACRELMDSMRKADNSFRSYDEMIKENKAVRYSGKWSAPATECDENGQGSPFACYMYGLFITGVSVEIATGKTQVEKFVLVADIGKINNKLVVDGQMYGGLAQGIGLALTEDYEDIKKHSTMVGAGFPYIKQIPDDMELIYVETARPEGSHGASGVGELPLTTPHAAVINAIYNACGARVTHLPARPEKVLAALKG
- a CDS encoding Rossmann-like domain-containing protein gives rise to the protein MNNSILNQVQTKAYSIWNNAGILDENIEVKARTLSTEEAIGNPEGDDFPLLRGKEKLMEADFRGSKGQAFTDRFGDFSSSLREIAEMNLDNNFRRAIFVSTLNAVQRSLGQTERTIHCKDEGPATCAPKLADYIEENYGNPKLALVGYQPAMIKALSDRFDMRIVDLDPDNIGTVKCGITIEGPYQTDEAIENVNLVVVTGSTIVNDTLGNFLFKDKPTIFFGTTVAAAADMMGWTRFCCQSD